A region from the Sphaerodactylus townsendi isolate TG3544 linkage group LG01, MPM_Stown_v2.3, whole genome shotgun sequence genome encodes:
- the LOC125435979 gene encoding SLIT and NTRK-like protein 6, which yields MYFYYSIWFWLPLSLAHSGTHLCQRICFCKERALFVNCSGVRVSPDLTFPPETEHLDLSGSNLTSVPSRALGSLWKLQVLLLSDNYISGVGERAFAALERLQKLDICGNEISFLGNSFSLGLISLQELTLASNQLQKLHYKSLRNFENLQKLNLRNNNISSVETGAFRSLTRLRQLYLQNNRLHTLHNGVFSMLQHLEVLNLEGNMIKHIAPGVFTSLSNLAILNLVQNKIEHIRFKTFLSLQTPGTHILLSDNPWFCDCDLQRVFAKLHSVRRLILDDYHNVTCLEPPVLRNLPLSSVDTQLCIAETVTVLVITFTVFVTVVAAIVMAERNRKKRTGKHWSEDSEVSYESHH from the coding sequence ATGTATTTCTATTATTCAATCTGGTTTTGGCTTCCTCTGTCCCTCGCCCACTCTGGGACTCACCTTTGCCAAAGAATCTGCTTTTGCAAAGAGCGGGCTCTGTTTGTGAACTGTTCTGGCGTCCGTGTCAGCCCTGACCTCACTTTCCCCCCTGAGACAGAACACTTGGATCTGTCAGGCAGCAACTTGACCTCCGTTCCAAGCAGAGCCCTTGGATCCCTCTGGAAGTTGCAGGTTCTCCTCCTGAGTGACAACTACATCAGCGGGGTTGGAGAGAGGGCCTTCGCTGCCCTAGAAAGACTCCAGAAACTGGATATTTGTGGAAATGAGATTTCATTTCTTGGAAACAGTTTTTCGCTGGGATTGATTTCTCTCCAGGAGCTGACTTTGGCCTCCAACCAGCTGCAGAAGCTGCACTACAAGAGCCTCAGAAACTTTGAAAACCTTCAGAAGCTTAATTTGCGAAACAACAACATCTCCTCCGTGGAAACAGGCGCTTTCCGCAGCCTCACCCGCTTGCGCCAGCTGTATCTTCAGAACAACCGCCTCCACACCCTCCACAACGGAGTGTTTTCTATGTTGCAACACTTAGAGGTTTTGAACTTGGAGGGCAACATGATCAAACACATCGCTCCTGGGGTCTTTACTTCATTAAGTAACCTCGCAATACTGAACTTGGTCCAAAATAAAATCGAACATATCCGATTcaaaacattcctttctctccAGACACCCGGAACTCACATCTTGCTCTCGGACAATCCATGGTTTTGTGACTGTGACCTTCAAAGggtttttgcaaaactgcacaGTGTCCGGAGGCTGATCTTGGACGACTATCATAATGTGACCTGCTTGGAGCCCCCAGTTCTGAGAAATCTCCCCCTGTCCTCTGTGGATACCCAGCTGTGCATTGCAGAGACAGTCACCGTCCTAGTGATAACATTCACAGTCTTTGTGACGGTGGTGGCTGCCATTGTGATGGCcgaaaggaacagaaagaaaaggacaGGCAAACACTGGAGTGAGGACAGCGAGGTCTCTTATGAATCGCATCACTGA